In one window of Rhinopithecus roxellana isolate Shanxi Qingling chromosome 15, ASM756505v1, whole genome shotgun sequence DNA:
- the TUB gene encoding tubby protein homolog → MTSKPHSDWIPYSVLDDEGRNLRQQKLDRQRALLEQKQKKKRQEPLMVQANADGRPRSRRARQSEEQAPLVESYLSSSGSTSYQVQEADSLASVQLGATRPTAPASAKRTKAAATAGGQGGAARKEKKGKHKGTSGPATLAEDKSEAQDPVQILTVGQSDHAQDAGETAAGGGERPSGQDLRATMQRKGISSSMSFEEDEEDEENSSSSSQLNSNTRPSSATSRKSVREAASAPSPTAPEQPVDVEVQDLEEFALRPAPQGITIKCRITRDKKGMDRGMYPTYFLHMDREDGKKVFLLAGRKRKKSKTSNYLISVDPTDLSRGGDSYIGKLRSNLMGTKFTVYDNGVNPQKASSSTLESGTLRQELAAVCYETNVLGFKGPRKMSVIVPGMNMVHERVSIRPRNEHETLLARWQNKNTESIIELQNKTPVWNDDTQSYVLNFHGRVTQASVKNFQIIHGNDPDYIVMQFGRVAEDVFTMDYNYPLCALQAFAIALSSFDSKLACE, encoded by the exons ATGACTTCCAAGCCGCATTCCGACTGGATTCCCTACAG TGTCTTAGATGATGAGGGCAGAAACCTGAGGCAGCAGAAGCTTGATCGGCAG CGGGCCCTGCTggagcagaagcagaagaagaagcgCCAGGAGCCCCTGATGGTGCAGGCCAATGCAGATGGGCGGCCCCGGAGCCGGCGGGCCCGGCAGTCGGAGGAGCAAGCCCCCCTGGTAGAGTCCTACctcagcagcagtggcagcaccAGCTACCAAG TTCAAGAGGCCGACTCACTCGCCAGTGTGCAGCTGGGAGCCACACGCCCAACAGCACCAGCTTCAGCCAAGAGAACCAAGGCAGCAGCCACAGCAGGGGGCCAGGGTGGCGCCGctaggaaggagaagaagggaaagCACAAAG GCACCAGCGGGCCAGCAACACTGGCAGAAGACAAGTCTGAGGCCCAAGACCCAGTGCAAATCCTGACTGTGGGCCAGTCAGACCACGCCCAGGACGCAGGGGAGACGGCAGCTGGTGGGGGCGAACGGCCCAGCGGGCAGGATCTCCGTGCCACGATGCAGAGGAAGG GCATCTCCAGCAGCATGAGCTTTGAAGAGGatgaggaggatgaggagaaCAGCTCCAGCTCCTCCCAGCTAAATAGCAACACCCGCCCCAGCTCTGCAACTAGCAGGAAGTCCGTCagg GAGGCAGCCTCAGCCCCTAGCCCAACAGCTCCAGAGCAACCAGTGGATGTCGAGGTCCAGGATCTTGAGGAGTTTGCACTGAGGCCAGCCCCCCAGGGTATCACCATCAAATGCCGCATCACTCGGGACAAGAAAGGGATGGACAGGGGCATGTACCCCACTTACTTTCTGCACATGGACCGTGAGGACGGGAAGAAG GTGTTCCTCCTGgcgggaaggaagagaaagaagagtaaaacTTCCAATTACCTCATCTCTGTGGACCCAACAGACTTGTCTCGAGGAGGGGACAGCTACATCGGGAAACTGCG GTCCAACTTGATGGGCACCAAGTTCACTGTTTATGACAATGGAGTCAACCCTCAGAAGGCCTCATCCTCCACTTTGGAAAGTGGAACCTTACGTCAGGAGCTGGCAGCTGTGTGCTAT GAGACAAACGTCTTAGGCTTCAAGGGGCCTCGGAAGATGAGCGTGATTGTTCCAGGCATGAACATGGTTCATGAGAGAGTCTCTATCCGCCCCCGCAAC GAGCATGAGACACTGCTAGCACGCTGGCAGAATAAGAACACGGAGAGTATCATCGAGCTGCAAAACAAGACACCTGTCTGGAATGATGACACACAGTCCTATGTACTCAACTTCCATGGGCGCGTCACACAGGCCTCTGTGAAGAACTTCCAGATCATCCATGGCAATGACC CGGACTACATCGTGATGCAGTTTGGCCGGGTAGCAGAGGATGTGTTCACCATGGATTACAACTACCCGCTGTGTGCGCTGCAGGCCTTTGCCATTGCCCTGTCCAGCTTCGACAGCAAGCTGGCGTGTGAGTAG